One window of the Fusobacterium animalis 7_1 genome contains the following:
- a CDS encoding Na+/H+ antiporter family protein: protein MILLNPVVLSVIVMIVLCLLKLNVLLALFVSALVAGLSAHMPIGDIMSKLIDGMGGNSETALSYILLGALAVAISSTGVAAIVSKKIASVVNGKKKVLLLIIAFFACFSQNLIPVHIAFIPILIPPLLKLMNSLKLDRRAMACSLTFGLKAPYIALPVGFGLIFQGIISAEMTKNGMPIEKMQVWKSTWFLGLFMLIGLLLAIFVTYRKDREYKDLPLKGMEEVEATEMEPKHWLTLLAAALAFVIQIIYGSLPLGAVAALAAMLIFRVIKWKDLDEFINGGVGLMGLIAFIMLVAAGYGNIIRETGAVGELVDSIHGLIGGSKAIGISVMLLVGLLITMGIGTSFGTIPVVAAIYIPLCIKLGVSVPGAVIVLAAAAALGDAGSPASDSTLGPTSGLNADGQHDHIMDTCVPTFIHYNILLIIGGFIGGMFF, encoded by the coding sequence ATGATTTTATTAAATCCAGTTGTTCTTTCAGTTATTGTTATGATTGTCTTATGTTTATTGAAGTTAAATGTATTATTAGCACTTTTTGTATCAGCATTAGTTGCTGGACTTTCTGCTCACATGCCAATAGGTGATATAATGTCAAAACTTATTGATGGTATGGGTGGAAATTCTGAAACAGCATTAAGTTATATTCTACTTGGTGCATTAGCTGTTGCAATAAGTAGTACAGGAGTTGCTGCAATAGTTTCCAAAAAAATTGCATCTGTTGTTAATGGTAAGAAAAAAGTTTTATTATTAATAATTGCATTCTTTGCTTGTTTTTCACAAAATTTAATACCTGTACACATAGCTTTTATACCTATATTAATCCCACCTTTATTAAAATTAATGAACTCTTTAAAATTAGATAGAAGAGCTATGGCTTGTTCATTAACTTTCGGTTTAAAAGCACCTTATATTGCTTTACCAGTTGGATTTGGATTAATATTCCAAGGTATTATTTCTGCAGAAATGACTAAAAATGGTATGCCTATAGAAAAAATGCAAGTATGGAAATCTACTTGGTTCTTAGGCTTATTTATGCTAATAGGTTTATTACTAGCAATATTTGTAACTTATAGAAAAGATAGAGAATATAAAGATTTACCTTTAAAAGGAATGGAAGAAGTTGAAGCAACAGAAATGGAACCTAAACATTGGCTAACTTTACTTGCTGCTGCTCTTGCATTTGTAATACAAATAATATATGGTTCACTTCCTTTGGGAGCTGTTGCTGCATTGGCTGCAATGTTGATATTTAGAGTTATTAAATGGAAGGATTTAGATGAATTTATAAATGGTGGTGTAGGACTTATGGGACTTATTGCTTTCATAATGTTAGTTGCCGCTGGTTATGGAAATATAATAAGAGAAACTGGTGCAGTTGGAGAATTAGTTGACAGTATCCATGGATTAATAGGTGGAAGTAAAGCTATTGGAATTTCTGTAATGTTATTAGTAGGACTTCTAATAACTATGGGAATAGGAACATCATTTGGTACTATACCAGTTGTTGCAGCTATCTATATTCCTTTATGTATAAAATTAGGAGTGTCAGTTCCAGGTGCTGTAATAGTTCTTGCTGCTGCTGCTGCATTAGGAGATGCTGGTTCACCTGCATCAGACTCAACATTAGGACCAACTTCTGGACTTAATGCTGATGGACAACATGATCATATAATGGATACTTGTGTACCTACATTTATACATTATAATATTCTACTAATAATTGGTGGATTTATAGGTGGAATGTTCTTCTAA